The DNA region ATAGCGATCTGTCATATATTTGCGAATGTTGTCATCTGTTTGATTGTCAACAATAAGTTCACGTACTTTTTCACGCAAATCTTTGGCAAGTCCGGCATTTGAGCCGCCAATACTTTGCCCTTGGCAAACTGGACAGCGAATTTCATCAACTAAACTGCGATACCTTTGCTGATGCACCTCATTAGTAAGGTTATTTGCCTCGATACTTTCAGCGTAAACAGGCTGAAATGTCAACAACATAATACACAGGCTAACTCTTTTAAATAGAGCCGTTGTTTGGGTAAAATTTCGCATACGCTATTCATGAACGATAAAACCTCGATTTTACACTTTCCAAGGAAAATAAAAGAAGCACCATGCCATTAATTACACTTGACAATATTTCTTTAAGTTTTTCAGACAAGCCTATTCTTAACGAGGTAAGCTCAACAATCCTTAAAGGTGACAAAATCGCACTAATTGGTCGAAATGGTGAAGGAAAATCCACCTTTATGCGTATTTTGGCTGGCTCGATTGAGCCAGATGATGGCAAGCTTAAAATTAAAAATGGCATAAAAATAAGCTATTTAGAG from Candidatus Thioglobus sp. includes:
- a CDS encoding cytochrome c-type biogenesis protein CcmH; protein product: MRNFTQTTALFKRVSLCIMLLTFQPVYAESIEANNLTNEVHQQRYRSLVDEIRCPVCQGQSIGGSNAGLAKDLREKVRELIVDNQTDDNIRKYMTDRYGDFVVFKPPINKNTYLLWYAPFVFLALGMFFFIKTLGKKPAKDIEVVDTKKAKDLLK